A portion of the Ammoniphilus sp. CFH 90114 genome contains these proteins:
- a CDS encoding bifunctional diguanylate cyclase/phosphodiesterase, producing the protein MRFLTLEQSIKRYKEIEFALNASTILAITDERGMITDVNDAFCRISQYSREELVGQSHRIINSGHHPPVFFQALWETIRSGSLWEGEVKNRAKDGSCYWVKTTIVPLLNEEGKPYQYISIRTDISEQKRMKEQLRESEQSLSTLIDAIPDFVCFKDGRGAWIKANEYAQTLYELKGLDYQGKTDLEIMGHDPLRSEPALLCMESDEETWNRRETVRSEEVIPLSTGENLIFDVIKVPVFRSNGDRKGLVVVGRDITERKKVERLNEYLAYSDPLTHVPNRRFFEETLDEMLQVAADTNEEFAVLYLDLDRFKYVNDTLGHAIGDKLLQSFCHIILQCKREGDFMARMGGDEFTLLVKGYKDRVEVKALAEKLIHRIKEPIIVEEYELFVTTSIGICFYPSDGEDAQSLMKNADAALHQAKEEGKNKFCIFNSEINKKARKTFSVEKELRRALNHNEFLIYYQPRVNIHSGKIIGAEALIRWNHPEWGMVSPGEFIPLSEETGLIIPIGEWIIREVCRQVKDWKAQGLPLIPISINISAKRFMQRDFITEIKQLLDDYDLDGPQLELEVTETSFISNPLAAQTTMTKLDELGVKVALDDFGTGYSSLSYLTQFKLHTLKIDRSFIQDLSKDDKVRVITTSIIQIAKGLGMEIVAEGVETEEQLVLLEQYGCEQVQGFIYSKPVPVDEFEQLITEGRLQPLGRS; encoded by the coding sequence ATGAGGTTCCTAACATTAGAACAATCCATCAAAAGGTATAAGGAGATTGAGTTTGCTCTCAATGCGTCTACGATTCTAGCGATCACAGATGAGCGTGGCATGATAACGGACGTCAATGATGCCTTCTGCCGCATTTCTCAGTACTCCCGAGAAGAACTGGTTGGCCAAAGTCATCGTATCATCAATTCGGGGCATCATCCCCCTGTTTTTTTTCAGGCGTTATGGGAGACCATTCGGTCTGGTTCCCTTTGGGAAGGAGAGGTCAAAAACCGTGCAAAGGATGGCTCTTGTTACTGGGTGAAGACAACCATTGTCCCATTGCTCAATGAGGAGGGAAAACCTTACCAATACATCTCCATTCGAACGGACATTAGTGAACAGAAGAGAATGAAAGAACAATTGAGGGAGAGCGAGCAATCCCTATCCACTCTCATTGATGCTATACCAGACTTCGTATGCTTTAAAGATGGACGGGGAGCTTGGATTAAAGCGAATGAGTATGCCCAAACCCTCTATGAGTTGAAAGGTCTAGACTATCAAGGCAAAACTGATCTAGAGATTATGGGGCATGATCCTCTTAGGTCAGAACCAGCTTTACTCTGTATGGAATCTGATGAGGAGACCTGGAACCGAAGGGAGACTGTTCGGTCTGAGGAAGTCATCCCCCTGTCAACAGGGGAGAACCTGATCTTCGATGTGATTAAGGTGCCTGTTTTCCGTTCTAATGGAGATCGAAAAGGCCTCGTGGTTGTAGGAAGGGACATTACGGAAAGGAAAAAAGTCGAAAGGTTAAATGAGTATCTTGCCTATTCTGACCCCTTAACCCATGTACCCAACCGGAGGTTCTTTGAAGAGACACTTGATGAAATGCTGCAGGTTGCAGCGGATACCAACGAAGAATTCGCTGTCCTTTACCTTGACTTGGATCGGTTTAAATATGTGAACGACACGCTCGGTCATGCCATAGGCGATAAGCTTCTTCAATCTTTTTGTCATATCATTCTGCAATGCAAAAGAGAGGGAGACTTTATGGCCCGGATGGGCGGAGACGAATTCACTTTACTCGTCAAAGGGTATAAAGATCGTGTTGAGGTCAAAGCTCTGGCAGAAAAGCTGATCCATAGGATCAAGGAGCCTATCATTGTAGAGGAGTATGAGCTTTTTGTTACAACAAGCATTGGCATTTGCTTCTACCCCTCTGACGGAGAGGACGCGCAAAGCTTAATGAAGAACGCTGATGCGGCGCTTCATCAAGCAAAGGAAGAGGGAAAAAATAAATTTTGTATTTTTAATTCAGAAATTAACAAGAAGGCCAGGAAAACCTTCTCAGTAGAAAAGGAACTGCGAAGGGCGCTTAATCACAATGAGTTTCTTATCTATTATCAACCGCGAGTTAACATTCATTCAGGCAAGATCATCGGAGCTGAAGCTCTCATTCGATGGAACCATCCTGAATGGGGCATGGTTTCTCCTGGTGAGTTCATCCCTCTCAGTGAGGAAACCGGTCTCATTATCCCCATCGGGGAGTGGATTATCCGCGAGGTTTGCCGGCAGGTCAAGGATTGGAAAGCACAAGGTCTGCCCTTGATTCCCATCTCTATTAATATTTCAGCTAAACGATTTATGCAAAGAGATTTCATTACAGAAATCAAGCAACTATTGGACGATTATGATCTAGACGGACCTCAGCTCGAGTTGGAGGTAACGGAGACCTCTTTTATCAGCAATCCACTAGCCGCCCAAACGACGATGACAAAACTGGATGAGCTCGGAGTGAAAGTAGCCTTAGACGATTTTGGGACGGGGTATTCTTCGCTTTCTTATCTCACCCAGTTTAAGCTCCATACGCTAAAAATCGACCGCTCTTTTATTCAAGATTTATCTAAGGATGACAAAGTCAGAGTCATCACCACATCCATTATCCAAATTGCAAAAGGGCTCGGGATGGAAATTGTAGCCGAAGGGGTAGAAACCGAAGAGCAACTTGTCCTTTTGGAGCAATACGGATGCGAGCAAGTCCAAGGCTTTATCTATAGCAAGCCTGTCCCAGTAGACGAATTTGAGCAACTTATCACCGAGGGAAGGCTTCAGCCACTTGGAAGGAGCTGA
- a CDS encoding STAS domain-containing protein produces MTTLVMKLDASDYSLEDGRMDENDALVIRQKIINEMNEGTLEFVLLVEKNPRIDKSALLVLAGVWKLLFLQGGRLQIVGVEQETRQFIEEMGLSPFLLET; encoded by the coding sequence ATGACAACCTTAGTGATGAAGCTAGATGCTTCCGATTATTCCCTAGAAGATGGACGAATGGATGAGAATGACGCCTTGGTCATCCGACAAAAGATCATTAATGAAATGAACGAAGGAACTCTAGAATTTGTACTTCTTGTAGAGAAAAACCCACGGATCGATAAATCAGCCCTTCTTGTTCTGGCTGGAGTTTGGAAGCTTCTATTTTTACAAGGCGGAAGGTTGCAAATCGTCGGGGTAGAACAAGAAACTCGTCAATTCATTGAGGAGATGGGCTTATCTCCCTTTCTATTAGAAACCTAG